From the Corythoichthys intestinalis isolate RoL2023-P3 chromosome 15, ASM3026506v1, whole genome shotgun sequence genome, one window contains:
- the LOC130931120 gene encoding glutamate-rich protein 1 isoform X2, whose product MTHRKEVFQSKVLQKLYPEATKLEKEASSPCMLVDTLVNKKHVKRKPPHQDIPHSLSPRTIIQSKRMYTVLPPPEDYDAHSVTYVTPNQLDGINCGDSPSEHGIQQCEEELDHDVEINEQKRRRKRRKKRLNLQGQKDEKAPTIESTIVQNETLMDGVHISRNKKRKLKKKRHKEKMLSLGLMPRASALEFTYQKETSGEEDGMRAAQLAEFLRTTMEVYKSDALVHTEKLPHLSAMLENLVSSITSGSRPSSLLKHLHTLQLCIQGKDTDRLEKALQELRSNTLMAAEATAVAGLFQYWITDIFPMK is encoded by the exons ATGACACATAGGAAAGAAG TATTCCAGTCCAAGGTACTCCAAAAGCTTTACCCTGAAGCCACTAAATTGGAAAAAGAAGCCTCTTCACCATGCATGCTAGTGGATACAttagtaaataaaaaacatgtGAAAAGAAAACCTCCCCATCAGGATATTCCTCACT caCTGTCACCAAGAACAATCATTCAAAGTAAGCGAATGTACACCGTTCTACCTCCTCCTGAAGACTACGATGCACATTCAGTGACATATGTCACACCAAACCAACTCGACGGTATAAATTGTGGTGACAGTCCATCTG AACATGGCATACAGCAGTGCGAAGAGGAGCTGGACCATGATGTCGAAATAAATGAAcagaaaagaagaagaaaaaggagGAAAAAGAGACTGAACCTCCAAGGACAGAAAGATGAAAAAGCTCCAACAATAGAGTCCACTATTGTTCAGAATGAGACGCTGATGGATGGAGTGCACATTAGTCGGAACAAGAAAAGGAAACTGAAAAAGAAACGTCACAAAGAAAAGATGCTCTCATTGGGTTTGATGCCTCGGGCTTCTGCCCTGGAGTTCACATACCAAAAAGAAACCAGTGGGGAGGAAGATGGGATGAGAGCTGCTCAGTTGGCAGAATTCCTCAGGACAACAATGGAAGTTTATAAATCAGATG CTTTAGTGCATACAGAAAAGCTCCCTCATCTGTCTGCTATGCTGGAGAATCTTGTGAGCAGCATCACCAGTGGAAGCAGGCCATCCTCTCTTTTGAAGCATCTTCATACTCTCCAGTTATGTATCCAAGGCAAAGACACAGACAGACTGGAAAAGGCACTGCAAGAACTCAGAAGCAACACCCTAATGGCTGCAG AAGCCACTGCAGTTGCAGGATTGTTCCAATATTGGATAACAGACATTTTTCCCATGAAGTGA
- the LOC130931120 gene encoding glutamate-rich protein 1 isoform X1, which produces MTHRKEVFQSKVLQKLYPEATKLEKEASSPCMLVDTLVNKKHVKRKPPHQDIPHSLSPRTIIQSKRMYTVLPPPEDYDAHSVTYVTPNQLDGINCGDSPSEHGIQQCEEELDHDVEINEQKRRRKRRKKRLNLQGQKDEKAPTIESTIVQNETLMDGVHISRNKKRKLKKKRHKEKMLSLGLMPRASALEFTYQKETSGEEDGMRAAQLAEFLRTTMEVYKSDALVHTEKLPHLSAMLENLVSSITSGSRPSSLLKHLHTLQLCIQGKDTDRLEKALQELRSNTLMAAEEATAVAGLFQYWITDIFPMK; this is translated from the exons ATGACACATAGGAAAGAAG TATTCCAGTCCAAGGTACTCCAAAAGCTTTACCCTGAAGCCACTAAATTGGAAAAAGAAGCCTCTTCACCATGCATGCTAGTGGATACAttagtaaataaaaaacatgtGAAAAGAAAACCTCCCCATCAGGATATTCCTCACT caCTGTCACCAAGAACAATCATTCAAAGTAAGCGAATGTACACCGTTCTACCTCCTCCTGAAGACTACGATGCACATTCAGTGACATATGTCACACCAAACCAACTCGACGGTATAAATTGTGGTGACAGTCCATCTG AACATGGCATACAGCAGTGCGAAGAGGAGCTGGACCATGATGTCGAAATAAATGAAcagaaaagaagaagaaaaaggagGAAAAAGAGACTGAACCTCCAAGGACAGAAAGATGAAAAAGCTCCAACAATAGAGTCCACTATTGTTCAGAATGAGACGCTGATGGATGGAGTGCACATTAGTCGGAACAAGAAAAGGAAACTGAAAAAGAAACGTCACAAAGAAAAGATGCTCTCATTGGGTTTGATGCCTCGGGCTTCTGCCCTGGAGTTCACATACCAAAAAGAAACCAGTGGGGAGGAAGATGGGATGAGAGCTGCTCAGTTGGCAGAATTCCTCAGGACAACAATGGAAGTTTATAAATCAGATG CTTTAGTGCATACAGAAAAGCTCCCTCATCTGTCTGCTATGCTGGAGAATCTTGTGAGCAGCATCACCAGTGGAAGCAGGCCATCCTCTCTTTTGAAGCATCTTCATACTCTCCAGTTATGTATCCAAGGCAAAGACACAGACAGACTGGAAAAGGCACTGCAAGAACTCAGAAGCAACACCCTAATGGCTGCAG AAGAAGCCACTGCAGTTGCAGGATTGTTCCAATATTGGATAACAGACATTTTTCCCATGAAGTGA
- the zgc:193593 gene encoding uncharacterized protein zgc:193593, producing MIFRLPRLTPGYIRLLKTQAYHNVCVVRPPEKTMPGIAMLLGAVGIGMCGYSSRQLALYHRPSSRVLQSVGSYTDASMAGGSAFRAPFLDVTHRAGACQGIPPPSFVGQKFV from the exons ATGATTTTCAGACTCCCAAGATTGACCCCAGGCTACATCAGGTTACTGAAG ACCCAAGCCTACCACAATGTGTGTGTGGTGCGTCCACCCGAGAAGACCATGCCTGGGATTGCTATGCTTCTAGGGGCCGTGGGGATCGGGATGTGCGGGTACAGCTCCAGGCAGTTGGCTTTGTACCACCGGCCTTCCAGTCGTGTGCTGCAGAGTGTTGGCTCGTACACTGATGCCAGCATGGCAGGGGGATCTGCCTTCAGGGCCCCTTTCCTGGATGTTACCCACAGGGCTGGAGCTTGCCAGGGGATCCCACCTCCCTCCTTTGTGGGCCAGAAGTTTGTTTAG